The following coding sequences lie in one Terriglobia bacterium genomic window:
- a CDS encoding alcohol dehydrogenase catalytic domain-containing protein: MRALVKDTPHNDSTWAQGVRLENREIPANLAPDEVLLKVLAAGICGTDVGIYNSKKSIRDEMQKARAASVVIGHEFAGRIEKAGPEALTRLAEIINTHRVHDEDADRFVHGRLPRQVAGDPAFPEFLKTHYTVSAEMHITCGWCYQCRIGERHVCRNTIIKGVHEDGAFAEFVKVPVSNLILFKAGELPVSIIAFMDALGNAVHTVESANLVGQPVLVLGCGVQGLMATAIAHRSGTSRVYVTDVSNEARGITHQMLENKRFELARKFGANDCFDLALPAERERMRRTILSETDGSGVGVAFEMSGSYNAYRDAFDLLRMGGTLVCLGIPDGEMKVDFAHDVIFKGLTIHGVIGRRLFETWETMRSMLKSGLAQVFLDSGFITAEFPLEKFDDAMALIGRGEAFKVILKP; encoded by the coding sequence ATGAGAGCACTCGTTAAAGATACCCCCCACAACGATTCCACATGGGCACAAGGTGTCCGGCTCGAAAACCGCGAAATTCCCGCAAACCTTGCTCCCGATGAAGTTCTCTTGAAAGTGCTGGCTGCAGGGATCTGCGGCACCGACGTGGGCATCTATAACAGCAAGAAATCGATTCGCGACGAGATGCAGAAAGCGCGGGCGGCCTCGGTCGTGATCGGCCACGAGTTTGCCGGCCGGATCGAGAAGGCGGGGCCGGAAGCCCTCACCCGGCTGGCGGAAATCATCAATACCCATCGTGTCCATGACGAGGACGCCGACCGATTCGTGCACGGCCGCCTGCCGCGGCAGGTTGCCGGGGATCCGGCTTTCCCCGAGTTCCTGAAGACCCATTACACCGTCTCGGCCGAAATGCACATTACCTGCGGCTGGTGTTATCAATGCCGTATCGGCGAACGCCATGTTTGCCGCAATACGATTATTAAAGGAGTCCATGAAGACGGAGCCTTCGCCGAATTCGTCAAGGTTCCGGTTTCGAATCTGATTCTTTTCAAGGCCGGCGAACTTCCCGTTTCGATCATCGCGTTCATGGATGCGCTCGGAAACGCCGTGCACACCGTCGAGAGTGCGAACCTCGTCGGCCAGCCGGTGCTCGTTCTCGGCTGCGGCGTGCAGGGACTGATGGCAACCGCCATCGCTCATCGCAGCGGCACCTCCCGGGTTTACGTTACCGATGTTTCGAACGAGGCTCGCGGCATCACGCATCAGATGCTTGAAAACAAGCGCTTCGAACTCGCCCGCAAATTCGGCGCTAATGATTGCTTCGACCTGGCGCTGCCGGCCGAGCGCGAGAGAATGCGGCGGACGATCCTCAGTGAGACGGACGGCTCCGGCGTCGGTGTCGCCTTTGAAATGTCGGGCAGTTATAACGCTTATCGCGATGCCTTCGATCTGCTTCGCATGGGCGGAACCCTCGTGTGCCTGGGAATTCCCGATGGCGAGATGAAGGTGGATTTCGCGCACGACGTCATCTTCAAAGGCCTGACAATTCACGGCGTCATCGGCAGGCGCCTGTTCGAAACGTGGGAAACCATGCGCAGCATGTTGAAATCGGGCCTCGCCCAGGTGTTCCTCGACAGCGGCTTCATCACCGCCGAGTTTCCGCTCGAGAAATTCGACGACGCCATGGCCCTCATCGGCCGTGGAGAAGCGTTCAAAGTGATCTTAAAGCCATGA
- a CDS encoding SH3 domain-containing protein, whose product MKVLPVLLVSLLLASCAPKPEPVVDQATVTARNASMRMRNSSTSRTLRVLDTGDKVEVLERQENWYRVRYGPDVQGWMEESTIVTNEMKGRIQKLATDSENLEPQNTAALKQDANMRLEPGRSTAIIRRLESGTKVEVLDRVTKPRPGSETAHDIWLKVRTAPTEVGWILWSAVDFDIPADIAPYSEDYIYTAVKKINSVEDSIAGEIHWYIVGERKPSSDPNLDFAGIRVFTWNMKKHRYETAFRTRGMRGVYPLQVGQQGANPTFRIYELGEDGTTKTPRNFVMYGVIVREKKES is encoded by the coding sequence ATGAAAGTTCTTCCCGTTCTCCTCGTTTCTTTGCTTCTCGCCAGTTGTGCGCCCAAACCCGAACCGGTCGTGGATCAGGCCACGGTGACGGCGCGGAATGCGTCGATGCGGATGCGCAACAGTTCGACGTCGCGCACCCTCCGGGTGCTCGATACCGGCGACAAAGTCGAGGTTCTGGAACGCCAGGAGAACTGGTACCGGGTGCGCTACGGTCCCGATGTCCAGGGCTGGATGGAAGAAAGTACGATCGTCACCAACGAGATGAAGGGCCGCATCCAGAAGCTCGCCACGGACTCCGAAAACCTCGAGCCTCAGAATACGGCGGCGCTGAAACAGGATGCGAATATGCGACTCGAGCCGGGCAGATCCACCGCGATCATCCGAAGACTCGAGAGCGGAACGAAAGTCGAAGTCCTCGACCGCGTGACCAAGCCCCGGCCCGGCTCGGAAACCGCGCACGATATCTGGCTGAAGGTCCGGACCGCTCCGACCGAAGTCGGATGGATTCTGTGGAGTGCCGTCGATTTCGATATCCCGGCCGACATCGCTCCGTACAGCGAAGATTACATTTACACCGCCGTCAAAAAGATCAACAGCGTCGAGGATTCCATTGCAGGCGAAATCCACTGGTACATCGTCGGCGAGAGGAAACCGAGTTCCGATCCGAATCTCGACTTCGCGGGCATCCGCGTCTTCACATGGAATATGAAGAAGCACCGGTACGAAACCGCTTTTCGCACCAGAGGCATGCGCGGCGTGTATCCGCTTCAGGTCGGACAGCAAGGCGCCAATCCTACCTTTCGGATTTACGAACTCGGTGAGGATGGAACGACGAAAACTCCGAGAAACTTCGTCATGTACGGAGTGATTGTGCGGGAAAAGAAAGAATCATGA